Proteins encoded in a region of the Anopheles aquasalis chromosome 2, idAnoAquaMG_Q_19, whole genome shotgun sequence genome:
- the LOC126570546 gene encoding exosome RNA helicase MTR4: MESVDDLFNVFQEGNDDDDVAEGPVLCEEIKPEQQPVVVIDDEDAESPSTSKATATKRELPTESDAIDEVEVLAKKIKVESLLDEINLDNIESRIKIHTIQSPDACTHEVAVYPDQDYVPLAAASGPPAKEYPFVLDPFQREAILCIENNQSVLVSAHTSAGKTVVAEYAIAKSLADKQRVIYTTPIKALSNQKYREFHEEFKDVGLVTGDVTINPTASCLIMTTEILRNMLYRGSEIMREVGWVIFDEIHYMRDKERGVVWEETLILLPDNVHYVFLSATIPNARQFAEWVCHLHKQPCHVVYTDYRPTPLQHYLFPVGGDGIHLVVDEKGQFKEDNFNTAMNVLQNAGEAAKGDQKGRKGGLKATSSSGETNIFKIVKMIMERNFAPVIIFSFSKKDCEVYAMQMAKLDFNSTVEKKLVDEVFNNAMDVLTEEDRQLPQVENVLPLLRRGIGIHHGGLLPILKETIEILFGEGLIKALFATETFAMGLNMPARTVLFTSPRKFDGKDFRWVTSGEYIQMSGRAGRRGLDDKGIVILMIDEAVSPAVGKEIVQGKADPINSAFHLTYNMVLNLLRVEEINPEYMLERSFFQFQNQSSIPDIYKRVQEKQQKLQSIYIKEEQSIMSYHHIREQLDTLGKQFREYITRPVYLVPFLQPGRMIKLESDLGEFEWGIIVNFKKENANSKQNPLKTEQKVVIDVLLHVADGFEREGIPKPCPPGKRGSVEVVPVLHKLVTRISSLRVYCPNDLRPADNRRSVLKTIEEVKKRFPQGPPLLNPIEDMHIKEKDFQGIVDMIDKFEKRLFAHPLHNAPELTRLYSKYMEKLELEKELKNEKSALREARSLLHMSELKHRKRVLRRLGYCTAADVIEFKGRVACELSCADELLITEMVFNGTFTDLGPAQSCALLSCFVCDEKSNEVPSSAEELSGPLRQMQDLARRIAKVSNECKVELDEERYVESFKPFLMDVVLAWCKGASFADLCKMTDIFEGSIIRCMRRLEELLRQMVQASKTIGNTDLENKFSEAIRLLKRDIVFAASLYL; the protein is encoded by the coding sequence ACACACGATACAGTCGCCGGATGCGTGTACGCACGAGGTGGCCGTCTACCCGGATCAAGACTACGTACCGTTGGCCGCTGCGTCGGGCCCTCCAGCAAAGGAGTACCCGTTCGTGCTGGATCCGTTCCAGCGCGAGGCAATACTGTGCATCGAGAACAACCAGTCGGTGCTGGTGTCGGCACACACCTCCGCCGGAAAGACCGTGGTAGCGGAGTACGCGATCGCCAAGTCGCTGGCGGACAAGCAGCGCGTCATCTACACGACCCCGATCAAGGCCCTGTCGAATCAAAAGTATCGTGAGTTTCACGAAGAGTTCAAGGATGTGGGACTGGTGACGGGCGATGTGACGATCAATCCGACCGCTTCCTGTTTGATCATGACGACGGAGATTCTGCGGAACATGCTGTACCGTGGCTCGGAGATTATGCGTGAGGTCGGTTGGGTCATCTTCGACGAGATTCACTACATGCGTGATAAGGAGCGAGGAGTGGTGTGGGAAGAAACGCTGATCCTGCTGCCGGACAATGTGCACTACGTGTTCCTGTCGGCTACCATCCCGAATGCGCGCCAGTTCGCCGAATGGGTGTGCCATCTGCACAAGCAACCGTGCCACGTTGTGTACACGGACTATCGGCCAACGCCGCTGCAACACTACCTCTTCCCGGTCGGTGGCGACGGTATCCATCTGGTGGTGGACGAGAAGGGACAGTTTAAGGAGGATAACTTTAACACCGCCATGAACGTGCTGCAGAACGCGGGTGAGGCGGCCAAAGGCGACCAGAAGGGCCGTAAGGGTGGCCTTAAGGCGACGTCGAGTTCGGGTGAAACGAACATCTTCAAGATCGTGAAGATGATCATGGAGCGCAACTTTGCCCCGGTGATCATCTTCTCGTTCAGCAAGAAGGATTGCGAGGTGTACGCGATGCAGATGGCCAAGCTCGACTTTAACTCGACCGTCGAGAAGAAGCTGGTCGATGAGGTGTTTAATAATGCGATGGACGTGCTGACGGAGGAGGATCGCCAGTTGCCGCAGGTCGAGAATGTGTTGCCGTTGTTACGGCGTGGCATCGGGATCCATCACGGTGGATTGTTGCCGATTTTGAAGGAGACGATCGAGATTCTGTTCGGCGAGGGTCTCATCAAGGCACTGTTTGCCACGGAAACGTTCGCCATGGGCTTGAACATGCCGGCCCGTACGGTATTGTTTACGAGTCCGCGGAAGTTTGACGGAAAGGACTTCCGGTGGGTAACGTCGGGCGAGTACATTCAGATGTCGGGCCGTGCCGGTCGCCGAGGACTTGACGATAAGGGTATCGTCATACTGATGATCGACGAAGCGGTATCGCCGGCCGTTGGCAAAGAGATCGTACAGGGTAAAGCGGATCCCATCAATTCGGCATTCCATCTGACGTACAACATGGTGCTGAATCTGCTGCGTGTCGAAGAAATCAACCCGGAGTATATGCTCGAACGGTCGTTCTTTCAGTTCCAAAACCAATCCTCGATCCCCGATATCTACAAGCGGGTGCaggagaagcaacagaagctgCAATCGATCTACATCAAGGAGGAGCAATCGATCATGTCTTACCATCACATCCGGGAGCAGCTCGATACGCTCGGGAAACAGTTCCGGGAGTACATTACGCGGCCCGTGTACCTGGTGCCGTTCCTGCAACCGGGACGTATGATCAAGCTCGAGTCCGATCTCGGTGAGTTCGAGTGGGGCATTATCGTGAACTTTAAGAAGGAGAAcgccaacagcaaacagaaccCACTGAAAACGGAACAGAAGGTGGTgatcgatgtgctgctgcacgtggCCGATGGATTCGAACGGGAGGGCATTCCGAAACCGTGCCCACCGGGCAAACGTGGATCGGTGGAGGTTGTTCCCGTGCTGCACAAGCTCGTAACGCGCATCAGCTCGCTGCGTGTGTACTGTCCGAACGATTTGCGGCCAGCCGACAATCGCCGTTCGGTGCTGAAGACGATCGAGGAGGTGAAGAAGCGGTTCCCCCAGGGACCACCGCTACTGAATCCGATCGAAGATATGCACATCAAAGAGAAGGACTTCCAGGGTATAGTGGACATGATTGACAAGTTCGAGAAGCGCCTCTTTGCCCATCCGCTGCACAATGCTCCGGAATTGACTCGTCTGTACAGCAAGTACATGGAAAAGCTAGAACTggagaaggagctgaagaaTGAGAAGAGCGCACTGCGAGAAGCCCGCAGCTTGCTACATATGAGCGAACTGAAGCACAGGAAGCGGGTGCTGCGACGCTTGGGTTACTGTACGGCTGCGGATGTGATCGAGTTTAAGGGGCGGGTCGCCTGTGAGTTGAGCTGTGCCGATGAGCTGCTCATCACGGAGATGGTGTTCAACGGTACGTTCACCGATCTCGGACCGGCACAATCGTGCGCCCTGCTCAGCTGTTTCGTGTGCGATGAGAAGAGCAATGAGGTGCCGTCGTCGGCGGAGGAATTGTCGGGACCGTTGAGGCAGATGCAGGATCTGGCACGTCGGATAGCGAAGGTTTCGAACGAGTGTAAGGTGGAGCTGGACGAGGAGCGGTACGTCGAGTCGTTTAAACCGTTCCTGATGGATGTGGTGCTGGCCTGGTGTAAGGGCGCTTCCTTTGCGGATCTGTGTAAAATGACGGACATCTTCGAGGGTTCCATCATTCGGTGTATGCGCCGGCTCGAGGAATTGTTGCGGCAGATGGTGCAAGCTTCGAAGACGATCGGCAACACCGATCTGGAGAACAAGTTCTCCGAAGCCATTCGATTACTGAAGCGTGACATTGTCTTTGCGGCGTCGCTATATCTGTAA